The genome window GCTATTTCTTGGAGGTGTTTTTAGAGTTTCCATATCTTATAATATATTGGACGATGAGGTGATTTCTAGACTCAATTACCCGATGTTAGATCCACTGTAAGATTACCATATATCGGTTCATTTGTTCTGTATCAGCTTGTGGCTCCAGACTCTCTTGTTCTTGTATTTAATGGATTGTTTGTTCTATTTTATCTAAATCTTTCTGCCAGGAAAGTTCACTATTTTGGTTAAAAGTGTCAGTTTGAGTTGCTATTTCTTTTGCTCTTTTCTATTCAATAAGAACATAAGGTTGATAGCTTTGTTTTGTTTAATTTCATTTCTATTAACATACCCCTTTTCTCACTAAGGTCATTCGAGAGCTTAGTGGGTTGATACTTGCACGAGGCCCAAAGCTTTGCAACTTTGTTGAATGGAGAGGATATAAGGTTGTCTATAGAAGGTAATTCTCTTGTAGGAATTCAATGAGTTCCTGCTACCTTAGTTGCTGCCAATTCTTCTCTTTCGGAGGCAACTTTGCTACTTTTAATAGGTGAAGTTCTTATACTTTCAAGATACCATCTGCAGATATGCCAGTCTTTACTTCTGCATGTGCATCGATGCAGATGACAACGAATTAGAAATTCTTGAAATAATCCATCATTTTGTTGAGATACTGGACAGATACTTTGGCAGTGTAAGTCtatgattttttaattatattctaCTCTTAATATAAGCAACATCTGTTTATTACAATATGAACATATATGTTTCCTTAACGTTAGGTTTGCGAGCTGGATTTGATATTCAACTTTCATAAGGTACTTTGTATGGCGGTGGAGATGACTTTCTTCATATCTTTTCTAGTTGATCTCATGCTTACTTTTGAACTGGTCAGGCATACTACATACTGGATGAAATTCTCATTGCTGGGGAACTCCAAGAGTCAAGCAAGAAGACCGTTGCTCGGCTTATAGCTGCACAAGTATTTAATTCCTTATCACTGTGCTTGATATTGATGTTGTGACCTATGCTTTAGAGTGAAGAAAGAAAATTCATCCCATCCTGTTTTCGACTCATGGCAATTAGCTTATATACATCAAGAAATAATCATTTagctaataaataaatataaataggtgTTATTCTAATAAGTTCTCCTGTTTGATGAAAAAGTTCAGCCACTTGATTAAATATACAAAATGAATacttagaaaaagaaaaactggTATACTATAGTGGTTTCTCTCGCCATTGAAGGATTTCCTTTTGAATTCCTAAGTTGTTTCATCAAGGTCAATTGGTGGTATAATTTCTTATAAACATGCACTTATATATCTGTGTATATATACACCAACAAGACTATGGCATGTTCTAAGCATAGGTTCCCCGGGTATATGGTGAGTGGTTTTCTTATGTAGGATCGAGGATTACAATCCGGATTCATGTCGAgaaagaaattttttattttttggattttaccAACTGAAGCACATTTCTGACTGCTTTTTTAGGGGCTTTCTCTATTTTGACATGCACACTTAACATGTTGGCCAAGCTATTCAGAAGATCATAAAAAGTCCCCAGAAGTTTCATCCTTTTGTTGAGTTACTGTGCTAACGATTGGATCTTCTTCTGCAGGACTCACTGGTGGAAGCTGCAAAGGAGCAGGCAAGTTCTGTAAGCAATATGATTGCACAGGTCACCAAATAGGGTTCCTCCAGTTTCTGTATCACAATTCCCTTCAAACTTGTTGATCTCATCTCATCGGGACTGTAATTTTCCCACCAACTGTTTGTTCACAGACGTCGTTGATATGATCAGTCTTTCTTGCTTGATATGATTAGTGTCGACTATGCTCACCAGAGTTACATGGTTGTATTAAGGAGCAGTACCATTGAGCAGATGAACTGTTTGCTGATTTGACTGGTTTATCTTTGGTCGTAATCGTTGCTCGGTTACATATCGTCTTGACTCGGGTGATTGCAGTGTGTCGCGTCTCACTGCCGTCCTCTACTCGACAACCGAGTTGAGGAACATGGCTGCAGTTGACTGCCGCGGCCACAGATAGAGACGGGTAATTAAAGCAAACATGTCGCGCCCACCGCCATTAGCTGCACGTTGCTCTCGTGCTGTGGTAACGCCTCGGCCTCTTCCTCTCGTCAAAGAGTGGTGCCTAACCAGAGAGTACGAACCGCGGAGAGCGCGAGACCGCAGGTGTTGCTGTTGCTGCCAACTGTCATCCATGGCGTACCACAATGTCGTGCGTTGAAACTCGCGTGTCGCCGAGCTGGCACCACGAGTTTACGGATTCGACGGCCCTCTCACGGACTCTCTCCGTTAACCCTTATTACGGACGCCCAGTTTTGGTCGCCGGGCTACTCACCTCCCTACGACGCTAGCAAACGCTGGATGCGGGTCTCAAGATACGGAGTGAGTCCCAACCACTTTCCGCAACTTTTGTTCCTTGGAATTCAAAGAAAGGTTGGTGTGGACAATGTACCATTCCATCATCAAATCTTGGGTTGGAATCCAAtccgaagtaatatatcttgtgcTTAATCTTCGTCAATTGATTGTCGGTCAGAATAGAAATATAGGAACTTTAATTGGCCAAAAGACCCTTTAAATCTATGCTTAAATCATGACTTATGAGCACTCGGGATGGGTATAGACAAGAGAGAAGGGATTCAATTGTGTAGGGGTAAATTCGTCTTTGCATTTCGAGAAAAAGGAAATGGCTACGTGAAGGAACCCAAAAGGAATGCCAGGAGCTACACAATGGTCGGCTGAGATTAAATCCATCAAAATGCATCGACGGCCGCCCCGATGAATCCTCCAAACGTCCAACGCATTAACCGTTCACGAAGGCTGGCTTTGCTTTCTCGCGGAAACGGCTCACGAGGAACCCACGTGCCGAACATAACGGTAACCTCTCCGTCATCCTctgcttcctctctctctctctccgtgtgGCGAGCGCTTTTCAAACTCTCCCGCAAATGACGCTTTGGAAGTCCAACTCAACCATTCCATTCACCCAACCCCTCCGTCTATATGAGTTGCACACTGGGAATCAACCCACTGCGCGAGGAAGAAGGACTACCATGTTGTCCGATCCATGCACATTGCTGAGCTTTCTGAGACCATGCCAAAAAAGCTAGAAAGATGGCGGAGGAGCTGGACAGCAGAGCACAGCTCGCGAGGGAGATATGCTCCATATCATCCATGTTCACCGCTTGCGCCCACCGCAGCCGCTCGCCCCGGCGACCACCCTTCGTTGACTGGTATCTCGTTCTCAGAGTTGAGTCCTAACATGCATGCACCTCTCCTTGTTCCTGCGATCCTTTGCTTGACAAccgtttattgattgaatgagagGCATTTCAATGACGATTCATAGGTCGATGAAGAGGCCGGAATCGATGTCATACGCAGGCAATATCGTCGGCTGGGTATGGCTGTCGCAGCAGCAAATGCTCACATTTCTCTCTTGCTCTCTCGTTGGTTTCTCGGTAGCCTGGAATGATGACAGTTCTTTCTGCAGCGTTGCAGCTTCATCCAGACAAGAACAGACACCCCAAGGCTGAAGCTGCATTCAAGGTCGTCTCTGAGGTAAATAGAGGCATCGACATCTGCTAAATCATGAGCCAAAGTTCCCTTGAACCTATGAATTCCACTTGCAGGCATATGAATGCTTGTCAGATGAAGTTGCAAGAAGAGCCTTCAACTCCGAGAGGCAAGACAAGTTCTGCAGGGAGTGCCATAGCAACTCAGAGAGGCAAAAGGCTGGAGTTCGAACAAAGCTGAGAAGAGCTGTGGCAGCTCTCAGAGAAGCTAAGAAGAGATTCCAAGAGGAGTGCAGAGTGATAGAAAGCTGCTTGGAAGCCAACAAAGCAACCCAAGCAGGATCACCGCTCTTTGATCCCTCTGTCTACCTGCTCTACGATGGCTATCCACACTACCGCGATCGGGTACTCGTGAACCCACGAGAGCAGGAGCAGCAGTTCCAGTGCGGAGATGGCGACAACCACAGAAGAAAAGGCAGATGCGAGTCACCTCTTTACGAGATCAGAACGGAGCGCAGAACAGGAAGAACAATGAAGAGTAGTTTCAGATTCTGAGTTGAACATCGAAGTGGCTTCATGCGCAAGGCTTAATGTTGAATTGAGGATAGCAATTTATCTGGCGAATTTGTATCCCATTCTTTATCCAATCAATTCATTCATGAAAGTTCATACAATCAAAAATCTTGACTCCCAGTTTTCTAGCAAATGTGAGAGTGGGTTTTTGTCAGGTGGATTAagtgaggtatatatatatatatatttataatatatatataaatatatatatatatattatatattatatacatatacatacatatacacacacacatacacacacatatatataaggAAATGGATCGTATCAATCGGTGACAGATCGACGCCGTCGatccttcatcatcatcatccaacgGTCAATGCTCATATTCACGGTCCACGATTAGCGGCAATGTTGTGATAATTGCAGAACCTCTCATTGTAGTAACTTTAGAACTCGCACCGGCGTTTCCTTTACCGAGTCGGAATCGCCGGTCATTCTAGCGGTATCCTGCTCCTCGGAACGCTGTAAACAACCCAAAAGTACTCGTGGTATAATAATAATTTCCTCCTTAAAAGCACGACGTCACGTTTCATTCTTTTTCGTATCGCCACATCGGACGGTTCACTTTTAGTTAACCTTCTCCTATTAGTTCGCTGCTCCACCACTTCCTCCCACCATCCCTTTCGAAGCTTAGCTAACCGACTCGTCTCCGGTTCACCCACTCTGCTGATTGCTGTGATAACGGTGGACCCCTTGGCGCATTTGAGTGGTGTAAAAGCGGGCAACGGGCTTAAGCGTCGTACTGATTCGAAAATAAATCTCGAATCTTAGGGTTTCGTCGTCCCTGATCGCGGCCCCTTTTGCATTAATTCATTACCATTTCGAGCCTATAAAATGATCGCTCCTTCATTGAGCTCTGTTCTCTTTTGCGTTCGTTTCGGGCTCCGCTAGGGTTTGGGTTTCGCCCCCTCGTCCGTCGCCTAGGGTTTGCTCGATCTCCTGATTTGTCTTGTTGCTTGCGGTTGGTGAGGCGCGCGCCGGGGGAGAAAAATGTCGCTGAGGCCGAGCGAGAGGGCGGAGGTCCGCCGGAATAAGTACAAGGTGGCCGTCGACGCGGAGGAGGGCCGGCGGCGCAGGGAGGACAACATGGTGGAGATCCGCAAGAACCGGCGGGAGGAGAGCCTCCAGAAGAAGCGGCGGGAGGGGATGCAGGCCCAGACCCTCCCACAGACGACCACCCACGCGTCCGTCATAGAGAAGAAGGTGACCTCCCGTCTGCCGATCCTTTGATTTATCATGGTTTTGAGTTGCAGATCAGTGGTCCGGATCGATACGATTCCGGGTGTTCGGGACTAGGGTTCTGGATTACGAACGTGCGGTTTTCTCATTGCGCTATTCGATTTGGTCATCCGCAGTTGGAAAGCCTTCCCGCGATGGTGGCCGGTGTTTATTCTGATGATAGCACTCTGCAGTTAGAAGCAACCACGCAGTTCCGAAAACTGCTTTCGATAGGTATTAGTTTGATCAATATATTTGCAGTGTTTAGCTATTACGTTCTAAGAATATTAGCCATTCTGAATAGTTTAATGTGCCCATTAACCAGAGCGAAGCCCTCCGATCGAGGAGGTGATACAGTCGGGCGTTGTTCCACGATTCGTGGAGTTCCTTACAAGGGAAGATTATCCCCAACTTCAGGTTGGTATTTCTCCTAGAAAAGTAAATTTCACTTGATTGCGTCTTTTTCTTCCAGATTttgttcattaatttgttttgctgCTTGTTCTGGCATGTGGCAGTTTGAGGCTGCTTGGGCACTCACCAATATTGCCTCCGGCACCTCAGAGAACACTAAGGTCGTGATAGATCATGGAGCAGTTCCCATTTTCGTTAAACTTCTCAGTTCCCCTAGTGATGATGTCCGTGAGCAGGTACAGTGTTGTGCAAAATTTAAGtttattttggtatcatttgtATTGTTTTGTTTTAGGTCTCTGTGTTTGTCTGCACATGCCCTCATGCGTGTGAATGTTTACTTGGTGTGAATGTTTACTTGTAGGGTACAAATTAGCTAATAAATTTTATGACGGTGTAGGCGGTATGGGCTTTGGGGAATGTGGCTGGTGATTCCCCAAGATGCCGAGATCTTGTCCTTGGCAATGGAGCGTTATTCCCACTTCTTCAACAGTTGAATGAGCATGCCAAACTCTCCATGCTAAGGAATGCCACTTGGACCCTGTCAAATTTTTGCAGAGGGAAGCCACAGCCAGCCTTTGAGCAGGTTAGTACTAGATTCTGTGTGAGTTTATTGTTCATGATCTTCCAAAGCATTTCATGTTCGTAATAATTGTTGCTTTTTGATGAGCAGGTTAAGCCTGCTCTTCCAGCCCTTGAACGGCTAATTCATTCAAGCGATGAGGAAGTGCTTACAGATGCATGTTGGGCATTGTCATATTTGTCCGATGGTACCAACGACAAAATACAAGCTGTACTTGAGGCTGGTGTCTGTCCACGGCTTGTGGAGCTTCTTCTGTATGAATATATCAACTTTACTTTCTATTTGTGATTTCTTACTGTTTCAAGATGCTTATATTTGGTTATGATTTTTAATGCAGCCATCCTTCACCTTCTGTACTTATTCCAGCCCTTCGTACTGTTGGTAATATTGTGACAGGAGATGATGTACAGACACAGGTATGTTAAATCATCATTTGGTTTTTGTAATTTTTTCTGCTTTGAGATACTTGTTGTGTCGAGCTATTGTTTTCCTGGTGGTTGTTGATGTTACTTGCTAGGTTGAAAAGCAGACATGCTTAAGTTTAAACTTGTCTGGAAATTATATCATGGTGATGCCTGATCTTGTTGATATGGTACTAGATCTTTGCTAGTTACTGCACATATAAGTGACTGCAAATTTGTGATTATTCAATTGCAAGTAAGTTTACATGGATGGTTGTGAAATGCATGAGGGTATCTTATTTTTAATTACTTGCATTAActtgtatatatattattatttgtgcTATAGAAATTAATGTTTGGTACATTTGGACTCATGCTTGTATGTGGTGACTGGGTGTAGACCAATTTTGCATGCTTTTTATGTATATGATTTATTCTtttgtatatgtacaccttgcaaCTTCTTAGAACAACTTGATGAGTAAAATGGAAGATTGGATGTTATTATGGGCTGCCACACAATATCTTCTTGGTTATATGTCCATGTTTCAACATGGCATGTTCTACATTTAATTGTTTGACCTTAAGTATGGTTGGGATCACTGGTCTCGCGCATGGCACATgatagtttgcatttacatttcttTTTTAGTACACTGAAATTCGTCCATGCTATTTGGATGAGTACACACATTCTTGGATTATGCTATCATTTGGAATCTGCTTTTTGCATTTGAAACTCATCCATGCTATTTGgtagaaaaatatatcatatcaattaAAACTATATTTAAAGTTAGATTTCTATGAGTTGCAACTGGTAAGTAGTGTCACTCCAGTGGGAGACAGAATGGCTTATCCTGAACTTGTAAAGTTTTGATGGTTGATTATGTCAATTCATATCttgttttattttcttatgtATCTCATTTCCCATTTGAACTCTTATGAGATAAATTGTTAAATGCTAAAATCATTATGACGAAAGGAACCAGTCTTTGGGTGAGTCCAACATCTGAAAGCTGTTATTTTTATTAGTGTGTGAATGCTTGCACACGTCTCTCTCTGCAAATGGCAGTCAGATGGCAGTAAGCACAACGACTCAATAATATACCATGACATTATCCTTTATTTAATAAATTACTGACTTTCTGTGGAAAATTTTGTCTATATTCTCAATAGAATCACAAAGCATTCACCATCAATATTGTAAATGAGAAGTTAGTTAAGCTATTCTGCCGAAGGATAATAAGAATGAGCTTATTTAATATAAGCGGTTGTGTacaatcaaggttcgcaataccgtaccatatcgaCGTTTCGacgtttgctcggtacggtacggaacggtataccgagcgatatatatatatatatatattaaattatattatatattatatatctatataACTTGGCGACGTCGTCTCTCTCTTCTCGCAGgcggtatatatataaaaattaatatatatatatataagattatatatatatttatatatt of Musa acuminata AAA Group cultivar baxijiao chromosome BXJ2-3, Cavendish_Baxijiao_AAA, whole genome shotgun sequence contains these proteins:
- the LOC103978948 gene encoding AP-1 complex subunit sigma-1 isoform X1; the encoded protein is MIHFVLLISRQGKVRLTKWYSPYSQKERTKVIRELSGLILARGPKLCNFVEWRGYKVVYRRYASLYFCMCIDADDNELEILEIIHHFVEILDRYFGSVCELDLIFNFHKAYYILDEILIAGELQESSKKTVARLIAAQDSLVEAAKEQASSVSNMIAQVTK
- the LOC103978948 gene encoding AP-1 complex subunit sigma-1 isoform X2; the encoded protein is MIHFVLLISRQGKVRLTKWYSPYSQKERTKVIRELSGLILARGPKLCNFVEWRGYKVVYRRYASLYFCMCIDADDNELEILEIIHHFVEILDRYFGSAYYILDEILIAGELQESSKKTVARLIAAQDSLVEAAKEQASSVSNMIAQVTK
- the LOC135606578 gene encoding uncharacterized protein LOC135606578, with amino-acid sequence MAEELDSRAQLAREICSISSMFTACAHRSRSPRRPPFVDWYLVLRVDEEAGIDVIRRQYRRLALQLHPDKNRHPKAEAAFKVVSEAYECLSDEVARRAFNSERQDKFCRECHSNSERQKAGVRTKLRRAVAALREAKKRFQEECRVIESCLEANKATQAGSPLFDPSVYLLYDGYPHYRDRVLVNPREQEQQFQCGDGDNHRRKGRCESPLYEIRTERRTGRTMKSSFRF
- the LOC135608164 gene encoding importin subunit alpha-1b-like; its protein translation is MSLRPSERAEVRRNKYKVAVDAEEGRRRREDNMVEIRKNRREESLQKKRREGMQAQTLPQTTTHASVIEKKLESLPAMVAGVYSDDSTLQLEATTQFRKLLSIERSPPIEEVIQSGVVPRFVEFLTREDYPQLQFEAAWALTNIASGTSENTKVVIDHGAVPIFVKLLSSPSDDVREQAVWALGNVAGDSPRCRDLVLGNGALFPLLQQLNEHAKLSMLRNATWTLSNFCRGKPQPAFEQVKPALPALERLIHSSDEEVLTDACWALSYLSDGTNDKIQAVLEAGVCPRLVELLLHPSPSVLIPALRTVGNIVTGDDVQTQYVINHQALPCLLNLLTHNHKKSIKKEACWTISNITAGNKEQIQAVIAAGIIGPLVHLLQTAEFDIKKEAAWAISNATSGGNHDQIKYLVSQGCVKPLCDLLVCPDPRIVTVCLEGLENILKVGEAEKNLGASGDVNLYAQMIEEAEGLEKIENLQSHDNTEIYEKAVKILETYWLEEDDAMPTGDAAQTGFHFGNNGQNTAPPGGFNFG